A stretch of Gossypium hirsutum isolate 1008001.06 chromosome A06, Gossypium_hirsutum_v2.1, whole genome shotgun sequence DNA encodes these proteins:
- the LOC107962505 gene encoding gamma-glutamylcyclotransferase 2-3 isoform X2, which produces MLSSFICSLFFLTQFRLSFSLSQYCLTKFLCCGSSRNSNHIIKMAMWVFGYGSLIWKAGFNYDDRLVGFIKDYRRVFYQGSTDHRGTPEYPGRTVTLEPAPGEVCWGAAYKISKEEDKETAITYLEVREKQYDKKAYVDFFTDPLATTPAISGVMVYIASPDKKLNPNYLGPASIEDIAKQIVRAEGPSGPNREYLFQLEKALLQIGQVVKINT; this is translated from the exons ATGTTGTCTTCTTTTATCTGCTCACTTTTCTTTCTGACTCAGTTCcgtctctctttttctctctcgCAATATTGTCTAACTAAGTTCCTTTGCTGTGGGAGTTCTCGAAACTCGAACCACATAATAAAAATGGCGATGTGGGTCTTTGGATACGGTTCTCTTATTTGGAAAGCTGGGTTTAACTATGATGATCGTCTTGTTGGTTTCATCAAGGACTATCGCCGTGTATTCTATCAAG GGAGTACTGATCACAGAGGGACGCCTGAGTATCCTGGGAGAACTGTCACATTGGAGCCTGCTCCTGGGGAAGTCTGT TGGGGAGCTGCTTACAAGATATCCAAGGAGGAAGATAAAGAAACTGCAATAACG TATTTAGAAGTGAGGGAGAAGCAGTATGACAAGAAAGCTTATGTTGATTTCTTCACC GATCCCTTAGCTACAACTCCAGCCATTTCTGGAGTAATGGT GTACATAGCATCACCTGACAAGAAGCTTAATCCGAACTACTTGGGGCCTGCTTCTATAGAAGACATTGCCAA GCAAATTGTTCGTGCGGAAGGCCCCTCGGGACCAAACAGAGAATATCTTTTCCAACTAGAAAAGGCTCTTCTTCAGATTG GTCAGGTTGTAAAGATAAACACTTAA
- the LOC107962505 gene encoding gamma-glutamylcyclotransferase 2-3 isoform X1 — MLSSFICSLFFLTQFRLSFSLSQYCLTKFLCCGSSRNSNHIIKMAMWVFGYGSLIWKAGFNYDDRLVGFIKDYRRVFYQGSTDHRGTPEYPGRTVTLEPAPGEVCWGAAYKISKEEDKETAITYLEVREKQYDKKAYVDFFTDPLATTPAISGVMVYIASPDKKLNPNYLGPASIEDIAKQIVRAEGPSGPNREYLFQLEKALLQIGCKDKHLMDLANEARRILSESEHTAS, encoded by the exons ATGTTGTCTTCTTTTATCTGCTCACTTTTCTTTCTGACTCAGTTCcgtctctctttttctctctcgCAATATTGTCTAACTAAGTTCCTTTGCTGTGGGAGTTCTCGAAACTCGAACCACATAATAAAAATGGCGATGTGGGTCTTTGGATACGGTTCTCTTATTTGGAAAGCTGGGTTTAACTATGATGATCGTCTTGTTGGTTTCATCAAGGACTATCGCCGTGTATTCTATCAAG GGAGTACTGATCACAGAGGGACGCCTGAGTATCCTGGGAGAACTGTCACATTGGAGCCTGCTCCTGGGGAAGTCTGT TGGGGAGCTGCTTACAAGATATCCAAGGAGGAAGATAAAGAAACTGCAATAACG TATTTAGAAGTGAGGGAGAAGCAGTATGACAAGAAAGCTTATGTTGATTTCTTCACC GATCCCTTAGCTACAACTCCAGCCATTTCTGGAGTAATGGT GTACATAGCATCACCTGACAAGAAGCTTAATCCGAACTACTTGGGGCCTGCTTCTATAGAAGACATTGCCAA GCAAATTGTTCGTGCGGAAGGCCCCTCGGGACCAAACAGAGAATATCTTTTCCAACTAGAAAAGGCTCTTCTTCAGATTG GTTGTAAAGATAAACACTTAATGGATCTTGCAAACGAAGCAAGGCGCATTCTTTCAGAATCCGAGCATACTGCATCATGA